GTGGAACCCACTTAAACAAATACTCTctgcaaaaatagaaatatcatTTCTTGTGTATGGCTTGGTAgggacaaaataaccaaatccACATTGCAGGTTGACCAAttataatttcagaaatgtaactGGTGTTTAAATGCACAGAGCTCTGCATGTTATTCCGAGAAGGGGTCTGGTTAGTTTGTACCCAGTGCATGTCCACAGCTGCGGCAGGGCTCGCTCAGACTGGCTGCTTGCTGCTGCAGATCAATCCGTGTAGCTGAAGGGGGGTTTGGGTTTTTCCATCCATTGCACTTGCATGTGTCACTGGcctgagaataaaaacaaaacaaaccacatgGGCGACTTAAATTGCACACCAATTCACGTTTCTGCAAGCCAATAACTGATATCAATTAAGCTAGCCGAGGAAAAACATCCTTTCACAAGTTTGCGTTTATTTTAAATGCCCATTTCTCTGCCAGAGCAGCTAGCTACAACGCTGTACAGCTACGCCGATAAACTGTGTTAATAGTTCGTTATTATATAGGGTATATTAAATATGATACAATCACATAATTGCTTTGTTGTTGCAAACTTTGGCTAGCCATGTTAGCTACCTTGCACGCGGAGAATACGCCAAGTTTCTCAAGCTTTTTCGCCCATGGAAAAGCTCGGACTTGGGCTTTCTTTTGGCTCGCACGCTGTTGCTGGCTAAGTCCTGGTCTAACCGGGTCGCTGTTCCCTGTACCGgagcctgctgctgcagcaccggATGCCGCTGAGCCACTCGACTGGGCTTGGAGAAGCCTGGGCTGTAAGGCCTGTGTAGCCGGGTCCGACATATCCACGCTGCGGGTACAGACTCCCTCCGCTGCTGATTAGCTCATACGCTGCCTTTAGGTGCAGTCAGAAAAATGAGTTTTCCATATACAGACCTAAAAGTAACGTTTACCTGGAGATTGTGTTATATTCAAATAATAACGGAATCTCAcgcttaatttaaaaaagtaaaattttatttgtaaaaaataatttatcctATTGTAAAATGAGATAATCATTTCCAGCAACCTACAGGTTTTCAAGTCCTTACCGACCCCTAAAGGGAAAAGAGGGAAACTGCAACACAATTTACCGTTTTGAGCGTGGAAGTGGGCAGGTGTTAATAACGTGATCGgttggcttttatttaaaacaggaaagcaATTTTTTCAAACTACTGCAAAAATAAGTCAATCCTGTTTctttaaagtttgatattttaatatGCAAAAAGAGAGCATACACATGCAACATGtagcattttcaaaatatctaaTGATAAAAGTAGCCTACGTTTTAACTGTTTTGCCTTTCACCACACAGCGCTGGGAGTATTAGGACAATATAAGCTGCTTACTTAGCCTGACTTTTTCCCTGAAACAATCTTTGCTGGGGTTAGTTGGTggccttttttttcccagccagctgaccagaaGTATGTTGCAAAAAGTGAGGGCGGGGCATCGCGGTATTTCACTAAAACAACCAGTGCCAACTCTGGTTATTCCAACACCTTTACAAATTCTATAGCTATAAAGGTGAGGTTTTAATatcatgttgacatttttaatgccaAATTTAGATGATGCatagtttaaataaatctacCATCAAAAGTGGatttattctttgaaaaacaagttaacacttaatatgaaaaaaataaaatcactcaaAAAGATGCGTTCGgctcttttatttgtaaaattacattttctttcctccttctctACACATACTCTCTACCCGTTACCCACTTTACAGCAGTGAGCGCTGTTCTGGTGCAAGTTCTTCTGTGTAAGATGGTGATGCCACACCAGGATGACAAGATTACTCAAATTCAAGCCCTCCTTGAAATGAAAGAAGCAGAGGATAACATCTCAATTCACAAAGCTGATGAGACAGAACCAGTGCATTTAATACCATGAATCTccagaggaaaaataaagtaagacatgaaaaataattacatttgacAGAATACAAACAGATTGggaagatttgtgtttttgacagTAACTAcagattgttttcaaagttcaaaagtctgttacaaatacagaaatatgtttcAAATGCAGTTGTGATTTTGGTCAAGAAAAGAATCTTTACACATCTCCCATTTTACACTGATaattcaaaaacattacattaatgCTAAAATTACATACGGGTGAAATTGTTAATAAAGTTGTATTTAATGAATATGTTTGGATAACATAGATAAATGATTGTAAAACCTTAAGATAGGTTTCAAAATCATACTGACCAGTCTgtaccaaaagaaaaacagtaataatAGAGATAATCATTCAATCTTCACAGCTCAGATCTATAAGAAATCTGCCCATTTGTTCTCTCTTGGTGAAAACCTCCTGATCCAATTCCTTAAGACTCTATATGCACCTTGCTTTTAACATAAGACcatgatggaaacatttatGGTGCATTTGTACAGTGAGTCCATGCTGTGCAACGATAGGGTTATCAAACttacacattttccttccttttcattAATTAGATTTCCTCTATACAAACACAGAACAGTGGACAAGATGCCTCTCTTAGGAGCAATTGTTAATGacttatgtttgttttccttccatgaatgggatttgttttttttcccctccaaggTGACGTCATGTGTCCATCATCAAAAGAAAGGTCATGGAATGGCGAGTCCAGGGATGAAAAACGCAATTCTGTGAATAAGCCTGTAGGttgatttctttgtatttttggcaGGTTCATCAAGCTGGAACCATCAGTGGGATCTGGCAATCTACTGGCCAGTATGCTCATTTTGTCAAACAGTTAGTTGGTGCTGAGAGGATAAGTTGGTCTTTTGGTGGTCTGGTTGGACCAACGGGGcgtcgttttacagctggctaATATCTGGTGTTGTTGATCGGCTGGATTAGCTGATTCATTGAGTTAGTTAGTTTCCACCTCCACAGCACTGGCCGCTTCTGCCCTGTGGAGCAGTTTCCTGCAGGTCCACGCCACCTCTGGCCCGTCCGCCCTGTCCCGCTCCGCCCTGAGGCTCGTTCTTCGGAAGTTTCTTGGCTGTTGCAGAGAATAAAGATAATTGGTCAATCTCCGGTTTAAAGTATTGCAAAGATTAATTCTACCAATAATTATCTACCAATTAACCTAAAAAAATTGAGACAAATGACCAAAATTTTAAGTAGAATCACATttattacaactaaaattaaatatatattaagagaagaaacagaaaacttttaCACTGAAATGTCTACGATAGAagactaatattttttttcagtcaaaagcaaaaatttatttaagtaCATTTATAGTTTTACTAGGAGGTACCAATTTATTCTCAGCCTCTCTAAATGATTAATGAATTAATAGTTGGACTTCTGAGAAACACTCACCTATAGCCATAAAAATCTCATTAACATTCATTGCGGTCTTGGCTGAAGTTTCCATAAAGAGCAAACTGTTGTCATCTGCATATGCTTGTGCTTCCTACAGGACCAAAGGAAAATTCTCAGGGCATTTTGACCTTGAAAATTAATCTGTAGTAGATTCTGTATTTATTCCCCTTACCTGGAAATCTACGGCTCTCTTGCTGGCCAGGTCGGCTTTGTTTCCTGCCAGCGCAATAACGATGTTGGGGCTGGCTTGTCGCTGCAGCTCCTTCACCCAGTTCTTTGCACGTGTGAATGTATCCTTTACAACAGGAAAGTGCAAAACAATGTGATACTACACTTAAATCTGACTTGATTACGCAAGTCAGATTAGACGACCAGAGCGTTTTGGCTGTTACTCACTGTGTTGGTGATGTCAAAGACCACAATGGCAGCCTGGGCTCCTCTGTAGTACATAGGGGCCAAGCTGTGATACCGTTCCTGTCCTGCAGTGTCCCAGATCTCAAACTTGACTGTTGTATCATCCAAACATACCGTCTGTGTGAGGAAGGCAGCTAAAAAGATAATTAGAGATAgaattttaaacagatttttaaaaaagagagaatatttGACTTCTCTTCAGAATACGTCTTGGTgtaatgataaagaaaaaagcatAAGTCACTAAATTAGGACATTAATAATATGAAATCAATGATTCATGTGCATAATCTGTTGAAAACGCTACCAATCAGagtaagaaatttaaaaaaaacaacaaaaaaaacacgtagaaaacataaaagaaagcAACTCACTTTACCAGGAGGAAATGTTAGTTTATGAAATGCACACTCACACAATCAGCCATCTCTCACATGACACCTAAAGCTTAGCTCCTTCTTGCATAGtacacattttaaagctttgtaATCTTTGACCAGGCATGCCGCCGACCACAAGTTCAAtagaaagcaaaaaagaaaagtgctgaCTCGTTTTATTTCCACCCATTCTTTGGTGAGTATCCTGTTCCAACATTCTTATGCAAGTTGACTCATCAGAAACCAGATACAGCAGGGAAGACAATTAGGGAAAAAGTGAGTATGAAATGACTTATTTCCAATATATgtacaattttacattttcacctGACTGCCCTGAAGATACTTAACATTTATATACAGGTATTTATATAAAAGAACACATTTCAAAAACTGCTACCCAGTGgtttgtattttctgaaataggcaaaaatgtggaaaacccACAGAAAGCTGAGGAATACAAGAAAGAAAGGTGGAAAGTTTCCAGTTGTTAATCCAGTTTCAGATGGATTAACATATTTCTATTTAGTAATTCAATTCGTAACATTCCTCCTTTAATTCAAAGCGCCAATTAACtaattttgatttgatgttACAATCTAGGTCAATTTAAACAATCAAGAGACATCTGTCACTTTCTGCAATTTGACCAGTTTCGGTAAAGATATCTGCCTTCTTTGTGTGAAGAGCCTGAAGCCAGTTGAAGTCATCCTTTGGTCTTGGAAGAACTAGTTTTACCGGTCCTTCTCCTGACTAAACTGACAACAGATATAAGTAAGACCTGCCAGAAGTCAGATCACTTCTACTGGCATGGACAAGTCTTCTGCTTCAGGGCTgaaatctgatgttttaaaTCAAGAGTGCACAAACAGTTCAGAACCTAAACACCCACATGGATGTTTGACAAGAACCAAATAACTTCATGTGcagaaagttttaattaaaagtttatcAGGTTTTTGCACCTTTTAGATAGCCCAAATGATTTTTTAATTACTTCTGTATACCAGTGGAAGAATGCAGCacaaaaaacagactgaaattgagaaagaaaaacacatatgcagttgtgaaaagttttaaaaggcatacaatttaatttattagctTTCCATTTATTGATTATCTTTGAAATCTAAACTAATCTAGCTAATCTAGTTTTAGTCAGGTTTTATTCCGTGTTTTGTAATCTAAAGGATAAAAGTGAGAatttctgaaatctgaaaacctttttctgttgatttgtATTTGGAATATGCCATGTATCTTTAAATTACCACATCAGAACTCACTGATATTACAGATTACAAATACAGTGCTTTACAGAAGTGTCTGTCATGAAAAACGTGCAGAAATCCTGGAGTCCTTACCTCCGATGGTGCTCTCTTGATACTCATGAAACTGGCCCTTGACGAAGCGCAGCACCAGGCTGGACTTTCCTACTGCAGATTCTCCCAGTAGCACTAGTTTGAACTGACAGATCTTGTTGCTAGCAGCGGTGCCGTTGGTCCGTGCTGGTCCACCTCGCCCTGCCATATTGCAGCGttgaaaattacaagaaaaaaaaaaaaaggccgtgtgggagggggaggagaggaTGAATGAGTAAAGgcttaagttttttttgcaGAAGGATGGTGAAGCTGAGGTAAACGCAGGTAGGCTCAGGTCATGCAGGTAGCTTTCCTGGAGGAAGACGACACCTCACTATTGAGAGctgtaaaagaaagaagaaaagcatttaaGTTTATCGAGTTTCTACTAAACAACCACAGTCTCCGAATACAATCAAAATCAAAAGCcaccaaaaacagaaatcatccTTATACTTCTGCACTAAAGCTTTGTTGTCAGCTTCAAAAACCTTAAAACTGAAGTTGTTGATGCAAAATACCACCATCAGACTCATTACCCAGTTTGAGAGTTattcatttaaacatgtttagtaTAAACAAGTGCTAAAGGAAAACACTTCATGGCTTATTTGAAATTGTGCCCTTGGTTTTTCTCCCACAGGCTACAGTGAGACCATACTATTAAGTTTCTTGAGATGCTATTGCATACACTAAGgactaaaacaaaatgcaaaaataatcaattctgAATTACTTAAAGTTAAAATTGTTTGTAAACTAGAAGTACTGAGATGCAAGTCATTTTCTTATATGTGCATATAATGCAACATATATTTACTGAACATGATTATGAGACAATACCAGGTGAAGGTACTTGACAAAGGCAAACCTGAATGGTTAATATAAACAGATCTATTAACCAAAAGCTGCAGCACACTAATCCAGCTGGTTATCCATAAGACATGCAAAGAAGCAGAGCATGAAATGCAACACTCATTAATGCACCTGGTTCTAGCATGtcataataaaacagctgtccAATAACAGGTCCTCAGTCTATTACATGCAAATAAGAAGTCTCAAGATAGACATGTCAAAAATGCAAAAGGTACAACATTAAGCAACACACGGCTCAgtcctttcttttatttttaagtggaATAGACCAAAGTGCAGCCAGTTTGCCTAGAAGCCGATCAAACTGTGGCCTAGTCAGACAGGTCACCAGGAAGTAATTtactttggtattttttttattattaattatgcAGATACataatgataaaatgttttgttttgttttttctaaagatGACCCTCATCTAAACCAGCTGAGCACTGATCAAGCCAAAATAACCAtaaacaacttcctgttggtAGAGGTTTGTGTTGACACAACCAAATTTCCTTACAGCCaactataaaaatattattggaCATTTCTTTGCATCATTGGTTGTTAAAGTGCATCCAAAGAGTcccacataaacacacatacacaaaaagGTGTATAATTAAATCCCATAGATGTTTGGCAACAAGGCCTTCTGATATATTTCATGTATTCAGTCAGTTAAGATGAACGTAAATCCCAAAATTCAacttaagattttaaaatatccaatttCAATATTCACATGTGTTTTGCAAAGACtgaataactaaaatatttagtctTTGACTCAGTGTAGTCAAGAGTAAAAAAGGGGAACTCAAACGGAGTCAGAAGTAAGCCACTgcaatatttttgattaattgtaaTTCAGTATTTATAAACCACTGAGGCTTTTATGACTACTGCATACCTACATACCAGTGCATTTCACTTCATGTTTGCCAGACATGACCATCTTAAAAACTTCACCAAATCTCTTTTTCAGCTGGATGACGAACATTAGGTCAGTCAACTTCTGCTCCGTCAAAGGACAGGAAACAACTCAgctaaaagcaggaagtgaagatTGCAGAACACTTAACTGCTGAACACTGTTAGAATCCAGCATTCTAACAGACAATTTGAGGCTGAATTCTTACACTGAGTATGAAGATAGATAGATTTTTGCTGGTAGAGTGTGGTAATCTACTGAAAATAAGACATAAGTGCAgatagttttgggtttttgctttaaaaaagaagcaTGGCTTTTCCCCAGCATGCAGCTGAGCTCATTCTTAATCTTTAGCATGTGACTGCAGATCACAGCTTTGTCCATAAAATATTCAGGacttgcatgttttatttgacaGTACAGCAACCATGTTCTACTAATGCGTTAGCATTACAACATCAGCAAGCTGCACTACTCCTTTTTCAAAAAGCTGCaacttttgcatattttgcagATGCCAACAGTGTTGTGAAGGTACCTGGCAGACAAGAACTCAATAATTTCATAGCACatcaaaagaaattataaaaattaaaaaaatcagaaaggaGTGAAGGCGCTCTGCTCACTTAGACAAACAAAGGACAGTCTGTACTTGTGTGCTTGCAAGCAGCTGAAGACACCTCACCTGCATTCCTCACTTAAGGAATCAGTGGTAATAATTGAAATACCGCCAAGATATTTTTGTAACACTTGTACCTTAATCATGCATTATGAGAGAGGGAATCTCTAAAGTGTACTCAGAACCTTGATAATAAAATGggatagagagagaaaaaagcaggACATGGTCAGGGGAAAAGGgaggaagaagcagcagcagtcaCAAGAGCCTGTTAAATATTCATCATGGCCTCCTGTTTGCTCTGCACCCAGCATGATGTCCAAGACACCAACAGGGACTGCACTacatttaatgcaaaatatGGCAGTGTGTGCAAACTTTAAATATGTGAATGGAAGTTAATAAGTACTATAACTAAAAGGTATTTTTGTCCCTCAGGAAAATATGTACCTTCctgtattaataataataataatacaaaagaaACAGTTAATAATGTTGGTGTAGCACAAGGTTCAACATTGAGTTCtcaacttgttttgtttttatataaatataaaaatacaaagtttgtcCACTTCATATTATTGTCTGACTTAACTGTTATCTATTTGGACTTTCTACAAATAAAcgaaaaaatataaacttataatcaatgaaaaaaaatacattctttaCCTCTCTTTACTTTTCAAGAGAATGTTAAAATTCAGCCCAGagcaaaatattacattaaccATACCTTTAATTCAGTTAAAAGTAATACATATCTGAAAGTGAAAATATTGGCAAATTGTTATGTTTATCTAGATGGCTCCTCAGATCTTAATGGTATAATAAGCAAACAGTACAAGTTTTATGAAGGCAACCAGAGGCGAATGTTGTGGAAAAGGGTGGGGTCACAGAACAGCTGGTTGTATCTGATATAAAGGCTGCACCACAGGTCTCCCTTTGTTCCCTATTCCAAGTAACCATCCAGTCTTAGCTATGGCAGTTTCAAATATACAGTCAGCAAGATTTCAAGTTCTACACATTGAAGTCAGAgacatttgttaaaacagtAAAGATACAAAGGCAGATTATCACCTAGAATCTACAATGAAATGACAAATTCTTTTCATAAAAGGTTGTTCAAACGGTGTTTCAAgtcaaaaatttgtttgaaagtttaaatacaaatgcactgaTGTAACACAGGACAAGCAAACAAGATGGTAATCACTTTCAAGGCCAATAGGAAATCACAGGAACTTCCCTTTCTTGTGACGTCTCTTAGAAGCTCAGTAACCAAACAGAGAAGTCAGAAGCCTAATCACCATCTTGTCATTTAGTTTAATGTTTCGAAGAAACTTAAAAAACCACATTCCTTTCTAGTAAGTAGACTGAATTATTGCTCACCTCTTCAGATTAGTGGGCTTTGAACTGTCTAGGTTTCTCTTCTAGATTTTTTCTATACGTCAAAAGCTAAACTATTAAGTACTTATTCCTACTAGCATCAAAACTCTAATcgtttttattgcaaataatgACAGCACCAAACACAAAGGGATCACTTTTAACACACCTGATTAGAAATGCAAACTCTCGTTTCCATTTAGGTGTTGTGACCTTTAAACCTTATAAAATATGACAGcaaactttggaaaacaaacttcaggatactctttcaaaaaaaacataacttctATCAGGGCTGATTTGCCAAACCGTATTGCTGCTTTATGAGGCCAAGGTCCAAATGCCATAAACACCAGAACAGCCCATGCACATAGCTGATTATTCCTTTCTGTCGCAAAGGTCCAAACTCTGCTCCTCTTATTAAGCCATAAACAGGATCTATGAAGGTACATGTGATTTAATGTGCTGTTAAATGTAAGCAGACACACGTGTAGATAGATAACTAACAATATAAGTAGGAGAAATGTAACATAACACCTATCAACGGCAACGACACTTTATGAGATGACATTTAAAGGTATTTATGATATGAGCGAAGTTTGTAAggcaaaattaaatgttaggttacaaaaataagcaaatgtaataaaatggaCGTGAAAGGAGTTTCCTGTATGATCATTTCAAGAAAACAGATTGCTCATGAATCCGTCAGTTAAACTGCTGAGTCTCTCAGATAAAAACAGTTATCAAGTACTTAACCGTCTCCATAAGCAGTGTTTGTTATAGTCGAAACAAATGAGGTCTAAATACATATCCGCAACACATGAAATGATTCAAGTTTCTAATGTTTCCAAGTTAGCAAAACTTATTTCTGGCTGTGGTTAGCTTTAGCACAACAGCTAGCACAGGCTGAGCGACATTAGCAGATAATTAAATGATCAAGTATCCAACAAAGGCCTTAAAATGTGGTACTTTAAGGCCCGACTGTGAACGAGAATATTGTTAGCAATAAACATCTGACTAAATGCCTGAAACAAACTCCAACTGTTCCAATCTTTCCTCTTCGCCTAGCATTTTAGCACTAGCTTAGTGGCGTAAACGACAGCAAAACATAGATGCTAAGCAACTGAAAAAGGAAACTTTGTTTAACGTGTTTAATGAGCGACTAAATGCGTTTCTGGAgcgaaaaaaaagtacaaattggTTAACTTCTGATAGCATTGTTAGCAGCTGTGTCAAAAACGTCATTAAGACAACTTTCATTTTCTCGGCCGCACGTCGTCAGCTGTTTGACGCTATCCGAAAGAAACTTGGGGTCTTCCTAACTGTGTCTCTTCCGGAATTGAAACAATATCAAAAACCCTGTCAAGCAGCAGTTGTTATTTGgctttgaaatgtttctcaatTTTCCGTCCCTTAGAGCCCGAAGCTCATAGCCTCACTCGATCCACTCTAATGGGCATTTAGGCTGAGCTCGGACTTGACTCCTCGGTTCGGTTAAATTGTACCAAATAAGGCTAAACAGCTTTTCAGTAACATAGAGTGGGCAATCTTTAAGGGTTCCCACTCCTAACATGTTCGATCATATTAGGCAGCTCGACTTACatgactttttcttctttcgtTAGCCTCATCGGCAGCGGCTGCCTTCTGCTTCTTGGGGTCTGGCCTTCCCTTCTGCTAAGCGATTTTTCCGGGAACCTCCCACTGTTTTTGTCAGTGGCTGTCTGACCAATGACAACGTCAGCCTGCATAAACTATTAGATTGAGAACACCGGTTAAGTTCCAAAGCTTGAACCTAAAtgtgtacagtttttttttcagaggatagaaataagttttaaagTGTTACACATTGATTAAAAGATACTTTCTGCTATCCCCGTCTATGTTACTTGTTCACAACAGAGAATTTTGTATTAATTAGCATATGATGACAAAAGGTTACACCAGAGAAATTTAGGAACAATAAACAGTGAACATTAAAGAAGTGAGTGTATCAtgaaaaagtgtatttattttattcacctcaaataaaacaaactaatcttaaaagaaaattaaatgtccTGCAAAGAGTTATACTACTGATGGCTACAGGCAGGGATATCGCCTGGAGtagtctgtattacagtgatTCAgtagaagcctctgactgaagacattctgtttttttctaacagTCTTGTGAAGAGTATATACTGGGTTCtccaatatttttaattctctgaagaatcctaagtgtttatt
The DNA window shown above is from Xiphophorus couchianus chromosome 16, X_couchianus-1.0, whole genome shotgun sequence and carries:
- the rab5c gene encoding ras-related protein Rab-5C gives rise to the protein MAGRGGPARTNGTAASNKICQFKLVLLGESAVGKSSLVLRFVKGQFHEYQESTIGAAFLTQTVCLDDTTVKFEIWDTAGQERYHSLAPMYYRGAQAAIVVFDITNTDTFTRAKNWVKELQRQASPNIVIALAGNKADLASKRAVDFQEAQAYADDNSLLFMETSAKTAMNVNEIFMAIAKKLPKNEPQGGAGQGGRARGGVDLQETAPQGRSGQCCGGGN